One Methylobacterium sp. AMS5 genomic region harbors:
- the gloB gene encoding hydroxyacylglutathione hydrolase: MTRAAPEIRTFLCRSDNIGVLIRDPASGACAAIDVPEAAPVLAALDAEGWQLTDILVTHRHGDHIEGIPEVVERTGARVTVPEKARGAVPGAARTVKEGDTVTVGGLTAAVWETPGHCADHVTYHFADAGVVFSGDTLFTLGCGRVMEAEPETLWRSLSRFLDLPDATAVYSGHDYVLSNGRFALAADPDNADLKERVAEAERLAEQGGFLIPSTIGQEKATNPFLRVGQPALARSAGLEPGSDPAAVFTALRAWKNRF, translated from the coding sequence ATGACGAGAGCGGCCCCCGAAATCCGCACCTTCCTGTGCCGGAGCGACAATATCGGCGTGCTGATCCGCGATCCCGCCAGCGGCGCCTGCGCCGCCATCGACGTGCCCGAGGCCGCGCCCGTGCTTGCCGCCCTCGACGCGGAGGGCTGGCAACTCACCGACATTCTCGTCACCCACCGCCACGGCGACCACATCGAGGGGATTCCCGAGGTGGTGGAGCGCACCGGCGCGCGGGTGACCGTGCCGGAGAAGGCGCGCGGGGCGGTGCCGGGCGCCGCCCGCACGGTCAAGGAGGGCGACACGGTGACGGTCGGCGGTCTCACCGCCGCGGTCTGGGAGACGCCGGGGCATTGCGCCGACCACGTGACCTACCATTTCGCCGATGCCGGCGTCGTGTTCTCAGGCGACACCCTGTTCACCCTCGGCTGCGGCCGGGTGATGGAGGCCGAGCCCGAAACGCTCTGGCGCTCCCTCAGCCGCTTCCTCGACCTGCCCGACGCGACCGCGGTCTACAGTGGTCACGATTACGTTCTCTCCAACGGCCGCTTCGCGCTGGCGGCCGATCCGGACAACGCCGACCTGAAGGAGCGCGTGGCCGAGGCCGAGCGGCTTGCCGAGCAGGGCGGCTTCCTGATTCCGTCGACCATCGGCCAGGAGAAGGCGACGAACCCGTTCCTGCGCGTGGGCCAGCCGGCCCTCGCCCGCTCGGCGGGGCTCGAGCCGGGCTCCGACCCGGCGGCGGTGTTCACCGCTCTGCGGGCTTGGAAGAACCGCTTCTAA
- a CDS encoding aminotransferase — protein sequence MSPAANRIPPLTGHPVFAELPETVFEAMSRLARQHGAINLGQGFPDGQGPDDVRDAAARALESVSNQYPPMMGLPSLRTAIAAHYRHHQGIDLDPEREVMVTSGATEALAGALMALVRPGDEVVLFEPMYDAYLPLVRRAGGVPRFVTLKPPHFRIEEAALADAFCDRTRIVLLNNPLNPSATVFGEDDIALLADFCRRFDAIAVCDEVWEHVIFDGRRHRPLMALPGMRERTVKIGSAGKIFSLTGWKVGFVMADEPLMRVLSRAHQFLTFTTPPNLQEAVAYGLAKDDAYFEGMRADLARSRDRLAAGLSRIGFAVLPSAGTYFLSVDIAGLAADDVAFCERIVSEHGVAAIPVSAFYEEGSVSTLVRFCFAKTDATLDAAVERLAGLFPGT from the coding sequence ATGAGTCCTGCCGCGAATCGCATCCCCCCGCTCACCGGCCATCCCGTGTTCGCCGAGCTGCCGGAAACCGTCTTCGAAGCGATGTCGCGGCTCGCGCGGCAGCACGGGGCGATCAATCTCGGCCAGGGCTTTCCCGACGGTCAGGGCCCCGACGACGTGCGGGACGCCGCCGCGCGGGCGCTGGAGAGCGTCAGCAACCAGTACCCTCCGATGATGGGGCTGCCTTCGCTGCGCACGGCCATCGCCGCGCATTACCGTCATCACCAGGGCATCGACCTCGATCCCGAGCGCGAGGTGATGGTGACTTCGGGCGCGACCGAGGCGCTGGCCGGTGCGCTGATGGCGCTGGTTCGGCCGGGTGACGAAGTCGTACTGTTCGAGCCGATGTACGACGCCTACTTGCCGCTGGTGCGGCGCGCTGGCGGAGTGCCGCGCTTCGTCACGCTCAAGCCGCCGCATTTCCGGATCGAAGAGGCGGCATTGGCGGACGCGTTCTGCGACCGCACCCGGATAGTCCTGCTGAACAACCCGCTCAATCCGAGCGCCACCGTCTTCGGGGAGGACGACATCGCCCTGCTGGCCGACTTCTGCCGGCGTTTCGACGCGATCGCGGTCTGCGACGAGGTCTGGGAGCATGTGATCTTCGACGGCCGGCGCCATCGGCCGCTGATGGCCCTGCCTGGCATGCGTGAGCGGACGGTGAAGATCGGCTCGGCCGGCAAGATCTTCAGCCTCACCGGTTGGAAGGTCGGCTTCGTGATGGCGGACGAGCCGCTGATGCGGGTGCTGTCGCGGGCGCACCAGTTCCTCACCTTCACCACGCCGCCGAATCTTCAGGAGGCGGTTGCCTACGGCCTGGCCAAGGACGACGCGTACTTCGAGGGTATGCGGGCTGACCTCGCCCGCTCCCGCGACCGGCTGGCGGCGGGACTGTCACGAATCGGCTTCGCCGTGCTGCCGAGCGCCGGCACCTACTTCCTCAGCGTCGATATCGCGGGCCTCGCCGCCGACGACGTCGCCTTCTGCGAGCGGATCGTATCCGAGCACGGCGTCGCGGCCATCCCCGTCAGCGCCTTCTACGAGGAAGGAAGCGTGAGCACCCTCGTGCGCTTCTGCTTCGCCAAGACGGACGCCACCCTCGACGCGGCGGTCGAACGCTTGGCAGGATTATTTCCCGGGACGTGA
- a CDS encoding site-specific tyrosine recombinase XerD — MSADGSALPGGAEDPGQLFLDMLAAERGAAANTLAAYRRDLDDYLGYLAQGRIDPEAAQADQVRAYIASLEPRGLKASSAARRLSCIRGFHRFLYAEGYSETDPTAPVAAPRRAKGLPKVLSVAEVDRLLATARARVEAAGDDRAEARSAARMLCLLELLYATGLRVSELVALPRSAAATRERYLVVKGKGGRERLVPLTDLAREAMRTHVAHLTAEGAWLFPAESESGHLTRQAFARDLKTAAAAAGLRPDRVSPHVLRHAFASHLLQNGADLRIVQELLGHADISTTQIYTHVLDERLKGMVRDLHPLNDQGDQIDACNVSPDEPY, encoded by the coding sequence ATGAGCGCGGACGGTTCCGCGCTCCCAGGCGGAGCGGAGGATCCGGGTCAGCTCTTTCTCGACATGCTCGCCGCCGAACGCGGTGCGGCGGCCAACACCCTGGCCGCCTATCGGCGCGATCTCGACGACTACCTCGGCTACCTCGCGCAAGGCAGGATCGACCCGGAGGCGGCGCAGGCCGATCAGGTCCGTGCCTACATCGCCTCCCTGGAGCCGCGCGGATTGAAGGCGTCTTCGGCTGCCCGGCGCCTTTCCTGCATCCGCGGCTTCCACCGCTTCCTCTACGCGGAGGGCTATTCCGAAACCGATCCGACTGCGCCGGTTGCGGCCCCCCGGCGCGCCAAGGGCCTGCCGAAGGTCCTGTCGGTGGCGGAGGTCGATCGCCTGCTCGCGACGGCGCGCGCGCGTGTCGAGGCGGCGGGCGACGACCGGGCAGAGGCCCGTTCGGCCGCGCGGATGCTCTGCCTGCTCGAACTCCTCTACGCCACGGGCTTGCGCGTTTCGGAACTCGTGGCCCTGCCGCGCTCAGCCGCGGCCACCCGCGAGCGCTACCTCGTGGTCAAGGGCAAGGGCGGGCGCGAGCGCCTCGTGCCGCTCACGGACCTCGCCCGCGAAGCGATGCGCACCCACGTCGCGCACCTGACCGCCGAGGGGGCCTGGCTATTTCCCGCCGAGAGCGAGAGCGGCCATCTCACCCGGCAAGCCTTCGCCCGCGACCTCAAGACCGCCGCCGCCGCGGCCGGCCTGCGGCCCGACCGGGTCAGCCCGCACGTTCTGCGCCACGCCTTCGCCAGCCACCTGCTCCAGAACGGCGCGGATCTGCGCATCGTGCAGGAATTGCTGGGACATGCCGACATCTCGACGACGCAGATCTACACCCACGTCCTCGATGAACGTTTAAAAGGCATGGTGCGCGATCTTCACCCACTCAACGATCAGGGCGATCAGATCGACGCGTGCAATGTTTCCCCTGACGAACCGTATTGA
- a CDS encoding MarC family protein produces MLPSFGFETVLTSFLLALSSLFSIVNPVGSALMFAQITSERSHAERSELARRIGFYAALVILAALWAGAPILNFFGVSLAALRIAGGLFVAAFAWTMLTAPEAREARKHAEAEPETGENLAEVAFFPLTLPFTTGPGTIAVAIALGANRPSEPGELAGFFLGASLAALAIAGVIRLAYGSADRVVTLIGSVRARVLGRLSAFLLLCVGTQITVSGVSDVLGPLIASHRV; encoded by the coding sequence ATGCTGCCATCCTTTGGCTTCGAAACCGTGCTGACGAGCTTCCTGCTCGCGCTGTCCAGCCTGTTCTCGATCGTGAACCCGGTCGGCTCGGCGCTGATGTTCGCGCAGATCACCTCCGAACGTTCGCATGCCGAGCGGTCGGAGCTGGCGCGGCGGATCGGCTTCTACGCCGCGCTCGTCATACTCGCCGCCCTCTGGGCCGGCGCCCCGATCCTCAATTTCTTCGGCGTGTCGCTGGCGGCCCTGCGTATCGCCGGCGGCCTGTTCGTGGCGGCCTTCGCCTGGACCATGCTCACCGCCCCCGAGGCGCGGGAGGCCCGCAAGCATGCCGAGGCCGAGCCGGAGACCGGCGAGAATCTTGCCGAGGTCGCGTTCTTCCCGCTCACCCTGCCCTTCACCACCGGGCCCGGCACCATCGCCGTCGCCATCGCGCTCGGCGCCAACCGCCCCTCCGAGCCCGGCGAACTCGCCGGCTTCTTCCTCGGCGCCTCCCTGGCGGCGCTGGCCATCGCCGGGGTGATCCGTCTCGCCTACGGCTCGGCGGACCGGGTCGTGACCCTGATCGGATCGGTGCGGGCACGGGTTCTCGGGCGTCTCTCGGCCTTCCTGCTGCTTTGTGTCGGCACGCAGATCACCGTCAGCGGCGTGTCGGACGTGCTCGGGCCGCTGATCGCCTCGCATCGGGTATAG
- a CDS encoding class I SAM-dependent methyltransferase, giving the protein MRLDVTDLRAFYASPLGVVTHRVVGRTIHGFLGSVSGLRVLGLGYVTPYLGPVHVIAERTLAFMPATQGVVNWPSSGRSVTALADLTMLPLPEAAVDRVILVHGLEAVESPSELLAEVWRVLTPGGRLILVVPNRTGVWARRDATPFGHGQPYSRSQLSRLMRDTLFSPEGWAETLYMPPIRSRFWLRTAAAWERFGTGLAMPFAGLHVVDATKQLYRPIAVRQVRRLESRVPARVLVPAGQPG; this is encoded by the coding sequence ATGCGCCTCGACGTCACGGACCTGCGCGCTTTCTACGCCAGCCCGCTCGGCGTCGTCACGCACCGTGTCGTCGGCCGGACGATCCACGGCTTCCTCGGCTCCGTCTCGGGGCTGCGCGTGCTCGGGCTCGGCTACGTTACGCCCTATCTCGGCCCCGTCCACGTCATCGCGGAGCGGACGCTGGCCTTCATGCCGGCGACGCAGGGCGTCGTGAACTGGCCCTCCAGCGGGCGCTCGGTGACGGCGCTCGCCGATCTCACCATGCTGCCCCTGCCCGAGGCCGCGGTCGATCGCGTCATCCTCGTCCACGGCCTCGAAGCGGTGGAAAGCCCGAGCGAGCTGCTCGCCGAAGTGTGGCGGGTGCTGACACCCGGCGGACGCCTGATCCTCGTCGTGCCCAACCGCACCGGCGTCTGGGCGCGGCGCGACGCGACGCCCTTCGGCCACGGCCAACCCTACAGCCGCTCGCAGCTCTCGCGGCTGATGCGCGACACGCTGTTCTCGCCGGAGGGCTGGGCCGAGACGCTCTACATGCCGCCGATCCGCAGCCGGTTCTGGCTCCGCACCGCCGCGGCCTGGGAGCGGTTCGGCACCGGCCTCGCCATGCCGTTCGCCGGCCTGCATGTCGTGGATGCGACCAAGCAGCTCTATCGGCCGATCGCCGTGCGGCAGGTGCGCCGGCTGGAAAGCCGCGTGCCGGCGCGGGTGCTGGTGCCCGCCGGACAGCCGGGCTAA
- a CDS encoding ABC transporter permease → MNEHLRPERDAVPVTAPGNAPQMRVLPTATRRGLSPLNRRRLANFRANRRGYWSAVIFTVLFVLSLFAELIANDRPIVMQYKGEWLFPVLVDYPDEKFGGFLAQTDYRAPETRKEIEENGWVLWPPIPYADNTFMRDLPTPAPSPPTWMLSDAECRPVAERAGVKAQGRELGCRDIEWHWLGTDNATRDVLARVIYGFRISILFGLVLAGVSSVIGVIAGAVQGYFGGWTDLIFQRIIEIWGAIPTLYLIIIMSAFLVPSFFTLLGILTLFSWTALVGVVRAEFLRARNFEYVRAARALGLSNVRIMTRHLLPNAMVATLTFLPFILNGSVTTLTSLDYLGFGLPPGSPSLGELLAQGKDNINAPWLGLTGFFVVATMLSLLVFAGEAVRDAFDPRKTFG, encoded by the coding sequence ATGAACGAGCACCTGCGACCCGAACGCGATGCGGTGCCCGTCACCGCACCGGGCAACGCGCCGCAGATGCGAGTCCTGCCGACCGCCACACGCCGCGGACTCTCGCCGCTCAACCGGCGGCGGCTCGCGAACTTTCGGGCCAACCGGCGCGGCTATTGGTCGGCGGTGATCTTCACCGTCCTGTTCGTGCTGAGCCTGTTTGCCGAACTCATTGCCAACGATCGCCCGATCGTCATGCAGTACAAGGGCGAGTGGCTGTTCCCCGTCCTGGTCGATTACCCGGACGAGAAGTTCGGCGGCTTCCTGGCCCAGACCGATTACCGGGCGCCCGAGACGCGCAAGGAGATCGAAGAGAACGGCTGGGTGCTCTGGCCGCCGATTCCGTATGCCGACAACACCTTCATGCGGGACCTGCCGACCCCGGCCCCCTCGCCGCCCACCTGGATGCTGAGCGATGCCGAGTGCCGCCCGGTCGCCGAGCGGGCGGGCGTGAAGGCGCAGGGGCGCGAACTCGGCTGCCGTGACATCGAGTGGCACTGGCTCGGCACCGACAACGCGACGCGGGACGTGCTGGCGCGCGTCATCTACGGCTTCCGCATCTCGATCCTGTTCGGCCTCGTGCTCGCCGGCGTCTCGTCCGTCATCGGCGTGATCGCGGGGGCGGTGCAGGGCTATTTCGGCGGCTGGACCGACCTGATCTTCCAGCGGATCATCGAGATCTGGGGCGCGATCCCGACGCTCTACCTCATCATCATCATGTCGGCCTTCCTCGTGCCGAGCTTCTTCACCCTGCTCGGCATCCTGACGCTGTTCTCGTGGACGGCTCTGGTCGGCGTGGTGCGCGCCGAATTCCTGCGCGCACGCAACTTCGAATACGTGCGAGCGGCTCGCGCGCTCGGCCTGTCGAACGTGCGCATCATGACGCGGCACCTCCTGCCCAACGCCATGGTGGCGACGCTGACCTTCCTGCCGTTCATCCTGAACGGCTCGGTCACGACCCTGACCTCGCTCGACTATCTCGGCTTCGGCCTGCCGCCGGGCTCCCCCTCGCTCGGCGAGTTGCTGGCGCAGGGCAAGGACAACATCAACGCGCCCTGGCTCGGGCTGACGGGCTTCTTCGTGGTGGCGACGATGCTGAGCCTGCTCGTCTTCGCGGGCGAGGCGGTGCGCGACGCGTTCGATCCGCGCAAGACCTTCGGCTGA
- a CDS encoding GGDEF domain-containing protein — protein MRLDLPTLFLMTVAVTFMVGVLFLLSWSQTRRERALAVWGIAHLVGSAASLMLALRGQIPDSLSIGLANAMMIGGYGLIWSGVRAFEGRSLRLGWAVGGGAIWIAACLIPPFFESLAARISVASTLAGLYCASGALTIWQGRDEPLVSRYPALVLLAIYAGLYWIRVPLAFTMPIPASVAIASPWFAILCFTGTLFSVAIAFVFMALTKERAEREQRLAAETDSLTGIANRRALVAGAERHLAAAPAALLLFDLDHFKAINDRYGHSVGDAVLAAFCHVADPLLPPGAVFGRMGGEEFACLLPRLDDWAAMRVAEDVRAAVARFAHPDYPELAVRVSIGVAAESQIGGSLDYLLRRADDALYQAKHAGRDRVVAAGEDRLPFAEAADPSLGLRVNAGRRSRTRSP, from the coding sequence ATGCGCCTCGATCTCCCGACGCTCTTTCTGATGACGGTCGCCGTCACCTTCATGGTGGGCGTGCTGTTCCTGTTGTCCTGGAGCCAGACCCGCCGCGAGCGTGCGCTGGCGGTCTGGGGCATCGCGCATCTCGTCGGCAGTGCCGCGTCGCTGATGCTGGCTCTGCGCGGCCAAATCCCGGACAGCCTGTCCATCGGCCTCGCGAACGCAATGATGATCGGCGGCTACGGGTTGATCTGGAGCGGCGTGCGGGCCTTCGAGGGCCGCTCGCTGCGGCTCGGCTGGGCCGTGGGCGGCGGGGCGATCTGGATCGCGGCCTGCCTGATCCCCCCCTTCTTCGAGTCGCTCGCCGCCCGCATCAGCGTCGCCTCGACGCTCGCCGGGCTCTACTGCGCCTCCGGCGCGCTGACGATCTGGCAGGGCCGCGACGAGCCCTTGGTCTCCCGCTACCCGGCGCTGGTGCTGCTTGCCATCTATGCCGGCCTCTACTGGATCCGCGTGCCGCTGGCGTTCACCATGCCGATACCGGCTTCGGTCGCGATCGCCTCGCCGTGGTTCGCCATTCTCTGCTTTACCGGAACGCTGTTCTCGGTCGCGATCGCCTTCGTGTTCATGGCGCTGACGAAGGAACGGGCCGAGCGTGAGCAGCGGCTGGCGGCCGAGACCGATTCGCTCACGGGCATCGCCAACCGCCGCGCGCTGGTCGCGGGCGCCGAGCGGCACCTCGCCGCCGCACCGGCTGCCCTGCTCCTGTTCGACCTCGACCACTTCAAGGCGATCAACGACCGCTACGGCCATAGCGTCGGCGACGCGGTGCTGGCCGCTTTCTGCCATGTCGCCGACCCTTTGCTGCCGCCCGGGGCGGTGTTCGGGCGGATGGGAGGCGAGGAGTTCGCGTGCCTGCTGCCGCGGCTCGACGATTGGGCGGCCATGCGCGTCGCCGAGGACGTCCGGGCCGCGGTCGCCCGCTTCGCTCACCCGGATTATCCGGAGCTGGCGGTTCGCGTGAGCATCGGTGTGGCGGCCGAAAGCCAGATCGGCGGCAGCCTGGATTACCTGCTGCGCCGGGCCGACGACGCCCTCTACCAGGCCAAGCACGCGGGACGCGACCGGGTGGTCGCCGCCGGCGAGGATCGCCTTCCCTTCGCCGAGGCGGCGGACCCGAGCCTCGGCCTTCGCGTCAACGCGGGCCGGCGGAGCCGGACGCGGTCGCCGTGA
- a CDS encoding DUF4112 domain-containing protein produces the protein MNDRTIRFLVQRLGRGHIPVMSTSVHTSSTAYRESTGAAQLRHLTDTGTEASLLRLEQLAHLMDSAFLLPGINRRVGLDAVIGLVPILGDIAGMAIASYIVYEAKRLGAPRWLVWRMMGNVAIDGAVGSVPLAGDLLDAAFKANRRNVRLLRRHLERKGALRPSEIEGTATRLD, from the coding sequence GTGAACGACCGCACGATCCGCTTCCTTGTGCAGCGACTGGGGCGGGGCCACATCCCCGTCATGAGCACCTCCGTTCACACCTCCAGCACGGCCTATCGCGAGTCCACGGGCGCGGCGCAGTTGCGCCACCTCACCGATACCGGCACCGAGGCGAGTCTCCTGCGGCTCGAGCAGCTCGCCCACCTGATGGACTCGGCCTTCCTCCTGCCGGGCATCAACCGCCGCGTCGGTCTCGACGCGGTGATCGGTCTCGTTCCCATCCTCGGCGACATCGCGGGCATGGCGATCGCCTCGTACATCGTCTACGAGGCGAAGCGGCTCGGCGCACCGCGCTGGCTGGTTTGGCGCATGATGGGCAACGTCGCCATCGACGGCGCGGTGGGCTCGGTGCCGCTGGCCGGCGACCTGCTCGACGCGGCCTTCAAGGCGAACCGCCGCAATGTGCGCCTTCTGCGTCGCCATCTGGAGCGCAAGGGTGCGCTGCGGCCGAGCGAGATCGAGGGCACCGCAACCCGGCTCGACTGA
- a CDS encoding glycoside hydrolase family 3 N-terminal domain-containing protein: MRRLARWMVRGAAAWAVVLGAPASALEPVESRIEALLARMTLEEKAGQLNLISHEPILDLDAFRRGEVGAVINFNNAGLVAQADRLARSARLGIPLLVGLDIVHGYRTIFPLPLAMAASFDAGLVRRAAAAQARESAAIGLNWTFSPMADVARDLRWGRVVEGLGEDPWLTGRLTAAQVEGFRDGGLASTLKHFAGYSAVLGGRDYDATFVAPTELHDLHLPPFRDGIRAGADAVMTALTALNGLPTTADPALMTGLLRRQMAFSGLVVADWQAIASLTKHGIARDGAEAARKALAAGVDMDMTSGLFLRHLPDEVRAGRVPETAVDEAVRRVLRLKFGLGLFDRPVVDPDGAEAKLLRPETRRLAREAARASLVLLQNREDLLPIDPARVRRIAVVGPFADSAWDQVGPHEGTGQEWDAVTILAGLRERAAASGVAIDFAPGCPRVCDSRAGFAAAVEAAAGADLVVAVMGEPRDRSGEGSSSATLTWPGLQHDLLAAVAEAGKPVALVVVGGRPTELGDALGQAQAALMAWLPGTEGGPAVAETLFGDANPSGRLPVSWPRKVGQLPLSYDTLPGGRPHVPGSRWTMGYADESPLPLFPFGYGLSYTRFAYGEPEIVAPHVGVGDRYDAMLEVRASVTNYGTRPGRAVAQLYVGQPVASRSRPRRLLKGVALLDLASGETGVASFRVPARDLGYHEPDGTLVVEAGTYLAHVGGDAIATRSAGFAVETGWRGPPGSDEARR, encoded by the coding sequence ATGCGGCGGCTGGCTCGGTGGATGGTCCGCGGTGCCGCAGCCTGGGCCGTCGTCCTCGGCGCGCCGGCCAGCGCCTTGGAGCCGGTCGAGAGCCGGATCGAGGCGCTGCTCGCCCGGATGACGCTGGAGGAGAAGGCGGGCCAGCTCAACCTGATCTCGCATGAGCCGATCCTCGACCTCGATGCTTTCCGCCGCGGCGAGGTCGGGGCGGTCATCAACTTCAACAATGCCGGTCTCGTGGCGCAGGCCGACCGGCTCGCCCGCTCCGCGCGGCTCGGGATCCCGCTGCTCGTCGGCCTCGACATCGTCCACGGCTACCGCACCATCTTCCCCCTGCCGCTCGCCATGGCCGCGAGCTTCGATGCCGGTCTCGTGCGCCGCGCCGCCGCCGCCCAGGCACGCGAGTCGGCAGCGATCGGCCTCAACTGGACCTTCTCGCCGATGGCGGATGTCGCCCGCGATCTGCGCTGGGGCCGGGTGGTCGAGGGCTTGGGCGAAGATCCGTGGCTGACGGGGCGGCTCACCGCCGCGCAGGTCGAGGGTTTTCGCGATGGCGGGCTCGCGAGCACGCTCAAGCACTTCGCGGGCTACAGTGCGGTGCTGGGTGGGCGCGACTACGACGCGACCTTCGTGGCACCCACCGAATTGCACGACCTCCACCTGCCCCCGTTCCGCGATGGCATCCGGGCCGGCGCCGATGCGGTGATGACGGCTTTGACCGCCCTGAACGGCCTGCCCACCACCGCCGACCCGGCGCTGATGACGGGCCTGCTGCGGCGGCAGATGGCATTTTCCGGCCTCGTCGTGGCCGATTGGCAGGCGATCGCCAGTCTCACGAAGCACGGCATTGCCCGCGATGGCGCGGAGGCCGCGCGCAAGGCGCTGGCGGCGGGCGTCGACATGGACATGACGAGCGGGTTGTTTCTCCGCCACCTGCCTGATGAGGTGCGCGCCGGGCGCGTTCCCGAAACGGCGGTCGATGAAGCGGTGCGCCGGGTGCTGCGGCTCAAGTTCGGGCTCGGCCTGTTCGACCGCCCCGTGGTCGATCCGGACGGCGCGGAGGCGAAACTGCTGCGCCCCGAGACCCGGCGGCTCGCCCGCGAGGCGGCGCGGGCGAGCCTCGTGCTGCTGCAGAATCGCGAGGATCTGCTGCCGATCGATCCGGCCAGGGTGCGCCGCATCGCCGTCGTCGGTCCCTTCGCCGATTCCGCCTGGGATCAGGTCGGGCCGCATGAGGGCACGGGGCAGGAATGGGACGCGGTGACGATCCTTGCGGGCCTGCGTGAGCGGGCCGCCGCGTCCGGTGTCGCGATCGATTTCGCGCCGGGCTGCCCGCGCGTCTGCGACAGCCGCGCGGGCTTTGCCGCCGCGGTCGAGGCGGCGGCAGGGGCCGATCTCGTCGTGGCGGTGATGGGCGAGCCGCGGGACCGTTCGGGCGAAGGCTCGTCGAGCGCCACCCTCACTTGGCCCGGCCTGCAGCATGATCTGCTCGCGGCGGTCGCCGAGGCCGGCAAGCCGGTCGCGCTCGTCGTGGTCGGCGGGCGCCCGACCGAACTCGGGGATGCGTTAGGACAGGCGCAGGCGGCGCTGATGGCGTGGCTCCCGGGCACCGAGGGCGGGCCGGCTGTGGCCGAGACGCTGTTCGGTGACGCCAACCCATCGGGCCGGCTGCCGGTCTCCTGGCCGCGTAAGGTCGGGCAATTGCCGCTGTCTTACGACACGCTGCCGGGCGGGCGCCCGCATGTCCCCGGCTCACGCTGGACCATGGGCTATGCCGACGAGTCGCCACTGCCGCTGTTCCCGTTCGGCTACGGCCTCTCCTACACGCGCTTCGCCTATGGCGAGCCGGAGATCGTAGCGCCGCATGTCGGCGTCGGGGACCGCTACGACGCGATGCTGGAGGTGCGCGCCTCCGTCACCAACTATGGGACGCGTCCGGGCCGGGCGGTGGCGCAGCTCTATGTCGGCCAACCGGTGGCGAGCCGCAGTCGGCCGAGGCGCTTGCTGAAGGGCGTCGCGCTCCTCGACCTCGCCTCGGGCGAGACCGGAGTCGCGAGCTTCCGCGTGCCGGCGCGCGACCTTGGCTACCACGAGCCGGACGGCACGCTGGTGGTGGAGGCCGGCACCTACCTCGCCCATGTCGGCGGGGACGCGATCGCCACCCGCAGTGCCGGCTTCGCTGTCGAGACCGGTTGGCGCGGGCCGCCGGGCAGCGACGAGGCGCGGCGCTGA